From Candidatus Eremiobacterota bacterium, the proteins below share one genomic window:
- a CDS encoding S9 family peptidase codes for MRRVLGILLFLLMTGFSWAGEGKVLTFETLMQFRRISAPIVSPDGSRLVFVVSRADLEANLFNSDLWIAGAAGGMVRQFTQGSGKDGSPAWSPDGKRIVFVSDRGGKDQLYLIDIGGGEAWQLTKLSTGAADPLWSPDGKYILFTSTVYPECAGDEGQKKKLEEEKASRVKAKVYESLLYRHWDHFRNGKRSHLFIVSAAGGTERDLTAGADSDVPPLALGGRRDFCFSPDSREICYTANTDKMLTLSTNNDLFVIPAAGGKAKRITANAANDNQPLYSPDGAFIAYRAQMKAGYESDRYRLMLYERGTGTVRNLTEPLDRSVDEVIWAPDSRGLYFTAMDEGYSSLYRVSTKGNDAQKLLGGSYNHSFSLSPDGKRFYFLRESSARPAEIFTAPSRGGEARELTFLNQGLVSRLAMRAAEEFSYPGAGGARVHGFLIKPPGFDAGKKYPLVLLIHGGPQQMWGDTFGASWNPQVFAACGFVVAKINPRGSEGYGQQFCDEINRDWGGKPYEDLMSGVDFLVSRYPFIDQSRLGAAGASYGGYMVNWIAGHTTRFKCLISIAGCYNLTGKYGATDELWFPEWEFGGPPWSSDGQYEKWSPSSFAASIKTPTLVIHGQQDFRVPVTEGMAMFTTLQRQGIPSQFLYFPDEGHWISKPLNLELYLATIRKWLEHWLGK; via the coding sequence ATGAGGAGAGTTCTGGGAATATTGCTGTTTCTCCTGATGACGGGATTTTCCTGGGCAGGCGAGGGAAAGGTGCTCACTTTTGAGACGCTCATGCAGTTCAGGAGAATAAGCGCCCCCATAGTATCGCCTGACGGGAGCCGCCTGGTCTTCGTGGTCTCACGGGCGGACCTGGAAGCCAATCTTTTCAACAGCGACCTGTGGATTGCCGGGGCTGCCGGCGGGATGGTGAGGCAGTTTACCCAGGGCTCCGGGAAGGATGGATCACCCGCATGGTCTCCCGACGGGAAGAGAATCGTCTTCGTTTCCGACAGGGGAGGGAAGGATCAGCTCTATCTTATTGACATCGGCGGCGGCGAGGCCTGGCAGCTCACGAAGCTCAGCACCGGCGCGGCAGACCCTCTATGGTCACCTGACGGCAAATATATCCTCTTCACGTCCACGGTCTATCCCGAATGCGCCGGTGACGAGGGACAGAAAAAGAAGCTGGAGGAGGAGAAAGCCTCACGCGTCAAGGCAAAGGTTTATGAGAGCCTTCTCTACCGCCACTGGGATCATTTCCGCAATGGAAAAAGAAGCCATCTCTTCATCGTGTCCGCCGCCGGGGGGACGGAGCGCGATCTTACCGCCGGCGCTGACTCTGATGTGCCGCCTCTTGCCCTTGGCGGCAGGCGTGATTTCTGCTTCTCTCCCGACTCAAGGGAGATATGCTACACGGCGAATACCGACAAGATGCTTACCCTCAGCACCAACAATGATCTCTTCGTGATCCCTGCAGCAGGAGGCAAGGCCAAAAGGATTACCGCCAACGCAGCCAACGACAACCAGCCCCTCTATTCACCTGATGGTGCCTTTATCGCTTACAGGGCGCAGATGAAGGCGGGCTACGAATCGGACCGTTACCGCCTCATGCTTTATGAAAGGGGCACAGGGACAGTGCGGAACCTCACGGAGCCCTTGGACCGCTCCGTCGATGAGGTCATCTGGGCTCCGGACAGCAGGGGCCTTTACTTCACCGCCATGGATGAGGGATACTCTTCACTGTACAGGGTTTCCACGAAAGGAAACGATGCGCAGAAGCTTCTGGGAGGCTCTTACAATCACTCTTTTTCCCTCTCACCGGACGGGAAGCGTTTTTACTTTCTCAGGGAAAGCTCGGCGCGGCCTGCAGAGATATTCACGGCTCCATCACGCGGTGGCGAGGCAAGGGAACTCACCTTTCTCAACCAGGGTCTTGTCTCCAGGCTCGCCATGAGAGCGGCCGAAGAATTTTCCTATCCTGGCGCAGGAGGCGCCAGGGTCCACGGCTTTCTTATCAAGCCGCCCGGTTTTGACGCCGGGAAGAAATACCCCCTGGTGCTCCTGATCCACGGGGGCCCCCAGCAGATGTGGGGCGATACCTTCGGGGCAAGCTGGAACCCCCAGGTCTTTGCAGCGTGCGGCTTTGTCGTGGCCAAGATCAACCCGAGAGGGAGCGAGGGCTACGGGCAGCAGTTCTGCGACGAGATCAACAGGGACTGGGGCGGGAAGCCCTATGAAGATCTTATGTCGGGCGTGGACTTTCTCGTATCCCGCTATCCCTTCATAGACCAGAGCCGCCTGGGCGCTGCAGGAGCATCTTACGGCGGCTATATGGTGAACTGGATCGCCGGGCACACCACCCGCTTCAAGTGCCTCATATCCATAGCCGGGTGCTATAACCTTACGGGCAAATACGGCGCCACCGATGAGCTCTGGTTTCCCGAGTGGGAGTTCGGAGGGCCTCCCTGGAGTTCAGACGGCCAGTACGAGAAATGGTCCCCCAGTTCTTTTGCCGCGTCGATAAAGACGCCCACGCTTGTGATCCATGGGCAGCAGGACTTTCGGGTGCCCGTCACCGAGGGCATGGCCATGTTCACCACGCTCCAGAGGCAGGGGATCCCTTCGCAGTTTCTCTATTTCCCCGACGAGGGACACTGGATTTCAAAGCCCCTGAACCTTGAGCTCTACCTCGCCACGATAAGGAAGTGGCTCGAGCACTGGCTCGGGAAATAG